AAACAATTTGCACCAGCCTCGGTCCATGAATATTCGAAGCCGATTCATAAAGTAAGTTATGATGAGGAAAATAAAATGCATATGGTTACTTTCCCACGTATGAAAAATGGACTTGTTGTAAATGGGGATAGTATTTCAGTATCCATTAATAACAAAGGTGAGCTTAAATCTTACTACCGTAGTAATCTAACAATTGATGAGTGGCCTGCTATTGATTCCGTAATTTCACTAGAAGAGGCTCAGAAGAAGTTTGATGCGGTGCTAGATGCTAAGCTTGTTTACCAGCCGGTTTACGATAAACCAGGAAATTACGAGCTTCTTTACATCCCAACGATTGGTGATGACTTTGTTTACCAAATGAATGCGTCGACAGGTGAATTTATGAATCTTTTCGGTATGGCAAAGAAGGAGCAAATTACACATCCAACTGCTGAAAAAGAGCTGAATTATTTAATTCAAGCAGGTGCAATTGAAGTGAAAGACGCAAAAACCTTCAATGCAGATAAGTCCATTTCACAAGGTGAGGCCTTAAAAACAATTATTAAATCGATTGGTTATTTCTATGAAGACTTTTCGTATAATTATGGTCGAAATGAAACGAATACAATCGACTTCGTATCAAAGGACAATCCGTACTATTCTACAGTGGAATCCGCTTACCGAATGGGGATTATAAAGGATGAAGATAAGCTAGCGATTGACCAAAACGTAACAAAAGAGCAGCTAGCAGTGTGGTTTGTCCGTGCATTAGGTCTAGAACAAGCCGCGAAAAATACAGGGATTTATAAGTTAGATGTGAAAGACTTGAATGAAATTACAGCAGCAAACATTGGTTATGTATCATTATCAAATGCGTTAAAGCTTCAGCCTATAACAGAAAATAAATTCCAGCCAAAAAAGGAAGTTTCATATGCGGAATTAGCCGTTTCGATTATTGATTTAGCCTATGCTATTGCAGAAAAACAGAATACCGGTTATTAATTTACTTTAGCAGAGGTTCAAGCCCCGACTAAAGCAAGCTACTGCCCCCGGAGGATGTCACAGATTTTTAGAGGATTTTTTTGAGCAGGATCGAAAAAAATCTGGATGAGAGTAAGCCGAGGCATAATTGATTTAAATTTCACCTCACTATGCATTCTGTGTAGTGAGGTGTCCTTGTTCGTGGAGCAGTAATGAGAACTGTTTTGAAGAACAGCATCGAAGCTTTTTCATTTCAGCATAAACGAAATGTGTTATTCTAATATTTGTTCTTATATAGTCACATAATTAAGAATGTATGTTCTAATTTTCTTGAATCGTAGTGGTTTATGAATATGATTTTATGTTAAAATAAGAAAAAGCACGAAAACCTAAAAAAAGAAGCGAAAAATTTTAGGAAACGATGTAATATAATTAAAGTAATTAATCAATGATGGAAGTTGGGAAAAACATGCAAAAAAATAAATATCGCATTCATAGTAATGCATTATTTGAAATTGCGCAAAGTCGTGCATTTACCGAAAAGGATAATATCGAAGAGCGCTTCGATGAAGATGGTAAAATTAAATTAGTAAGTGACCGTGCTGGTGCGGATCTTACATTATCATTAGTAAAAACGGAAGATGGCCTTGCTTACCTAGTAAAATGGGATGATTCTGAGGAAATATATAAAGGCTGGAACATGGCTTGGGAAGAATTCGTTTGGTGCTTAGGTGTGGTAAATAAGCCGATCGAGGAAGCTGCCAAAAAAGCGGCTGAAGAAGCAGCAGCTCGTCGTGCAGAAGAAGCGGCATTAGCTGCAGAAAACGCAGAAGCAGATGAAGTAACTGAAGATGATGCAGTTGAAGAAATTGTAGCTGTTGTAGCTGAAGAATTAGAGAAATAAAATACGGAAAACCGTCTGAAGCAGTGTGTTGCTTAGACGGTTTTTTGTTCGTTTTGGACATATTTTTATGTGGTAATTTTATGGGTATAAGTAGACGTTTATTGCTCACTAATAATTTTGTAATCCGGTGTGAAATCAATGCGGATCCAATAGCAGGAACAGAACAAATTATCGACGGTGCACTGTCGGTTCAATAAAAAACAAGTGACTAAGTTATAAAAAGAACATCTACGATTGAATAAAAATGTGATAGTAAAAATGCTTGAAGAACAGGGGGACTCCGCGCAAAGTAGCGAGGTATGTGGAAAGCCTTCTCAAAATCAAAAGCAATTATAAATAGCAAAAACCAACAATGTTCTTCTGAAGACACATTGTTGGTTTTCTTTGGTTGATAGGAAAGTATAAATCTTTCAATAAAAGCCACATGAGAAAAGAGTTGTCTTATGCTTGTTTATTTGGTCCAACAAGCGCAAATCGTTCCCACTTACGACTACGCCAGCGGAAAATGACTAAAATTGCACGAATCCATTCATCACATGAAATCGCAAGCCATACGCCGACTAAGCCTAAATCTAGGACAAATACAAATAAGTAACCTAGTGATAGTCCGATACAAATCATCGAGATAATTCCGATACGCACAGGGTAGGTCGCATCTCCAGCAGCACGTAGCGAGTTGATGATTGTAATATTAATGGTACGACCGGTTTCTAAGAAAATACTTAATAATAAAACGCTAGCACCGATTTGAATAATGTCATCATTGTCAGTAAATAAGCGCATAAGCGGTTCTCGGAATGTCGTAACGAGTGCCACCATCACAAGTGTAAAAACAAGTGCTGATTTTACGCTAAACCATACTGTTTTGTAGGCTAAGTCTTTATCACCTGCGCCAACATAACGCCCGATCAATATAGCCGTACCAGAACCAATTGCCATCGCAAATAAATATGTAAACATAGATATATTCGCCGCGTATTGACGTGCTGATAATGCTTCAGCACCTACATACGTTACATAGTAAAGTAATACAATTTGGCTCGCTTGATATAATACTTGCTCCAGTGCAGATGGAATGCCGATTTTTAAAATTTTTGAAATGTATTCTTTCGACATACGGTAATAGTCGGCAAATTGAATGCGTACTTCAAGTGCCTGATATAGTAACCAGAAAAATACCACTGATGCTACAATACGGCTAATGACTGAAGAAATGGCTGCCCCTTCAACACCAAGCTCTGGCGCACCAAATTTCCCGAAAATTAAAATATAGTTCAGAATAACGTGAAGTACGTTCATCCCAAGTGATACATACATCGTTTGCTTCGTCCATCCTTGCACGCGAATGATTGAAGATAGCGAGGTAATTAGTGCCTGAACAAAAATAAAGCCCCCAACAATTGCTAAATAGCTTTGCGCAGCTTCAAGGACAGCTCCTTGTAAATTCATCATTCGCATAATCGCGTCAGAGAATAATAGGAAAACGCCACTTAAAACAAAACCAGTAATTAAGTTTAATGTCACTGATAGCGCGGAGATTTTCGAGGCATCTTCTAGTAAGCGAGAGCCTAAATATTGTGAGACAACGATCGAAGCTCCTGTGCCAATAACACCTAATAACAGAATCGCAATTTGAATAAATTGGTTAGCTGTCCCGACACCAGCGACGGCATTGTCAGATACGGCACTTAACATGAACGTGTCTGCAAGCCCCATTAGCATAAATAAAAATAGCTCTAAAAATAAAGGCCATGTAAGTTTAAATAAGCTTAATTCCTTTGTTGTGTTTGCCAAATTACCTCACTCTTTCATTAATTTACTCTGTAGATTTTTTTATTTAGTTTGAAAACGTCTCAAAAAATCTGTAATATCCGCCGGGATTTAAGCCCCACTGAATAATGGTATGCTTGGCATCCATCTTCCATTTATAGAAATGTAGAAATTCTGTACCTGTCGCATTGCATATCGTACCAAGTTAAAACAAATCGTATCGTACCATAAAAAGGGAGTTGAAGATAGTACGAAAATCGAAATAACAGCATTTTTAAATAAAATAATACAAATTTGATTATTTTATGCTGGATAAAAATAATTATCAAAAATTTGTAATGTTAAAATGACAAAATCTCACCTTTTGATACTAAATTGTAATTTCTGTATCATCAAGTTGTAATATAACTGAAATATAAAGTAGGTATGCTAATACAAGTTGAATCAAAAAGATTTTTCACGAAAATTATTTTGGAGGGAAATATTCAAGTATGATCAAGAAGTTATTAGCATTTACCGTGGCAATTGCCGCAAGCGCATTTATTTTTGCAAGCCCGTCTTTTGCAGCAACACATACAGTTCAATCAGGTGAGACTTTATTTTCAATTGCTCCAAAATATAACATATCAGCAACAGAATTAAAAAAGAAAAATAAATTAACAAGTAATAATCTAACAATAAATCAAGTTCTTCAAATACCAGAGAAAACTGAAAAAGTATCAGCAACCCACCCGTCAAATGTAAAGAAGACATTTAAAATGACGGCTACAGCATATACAGCAAATTGTAAAGGCTGTTCAGGTATTACAACAACAGGATTAAACTTACGTAAAAATCCAGATTTAAAAGTAATCGCGGTTGATCCAAAAATCATTCCACTTGGTTCAAAAGTATGGGTTGAAGGCTATGGCATTGCGGTTGCAGGTGATACAGGCGGCTCAATTAAAGGAAACAAAATCGATATTTTCGTAAAAAGTAAATCAAAAGCCTATAACTGGGGACGTAAAAAAGTGACGGTTAAGCTGTTAAAATCATAATTTGAAGGTCATGCATAAGCTGCATGACCTTTTTTATGTGTATTTTTGAATTGTACAATGGTGTGAGATTATCATACTATAAATAAGAGGCTGCTATCCATGTGGCACAATAGAAGAAAAATAAAAGAGGCAGATAATGAAAAATTCCATCACTTAGATTCTTATACTAGTATAGCCACCAGTTGTCGTTTTTCCCGCACGACTGGTGGCTTTTTTTGAGGATAATCACATGTCTCAATTACGGAAATTATATATTCGTTTTTGTGTAAGCTGTTGAAAATTAAGTCCTCATTTATAAGCTTTTACTACGTTTTGAATAAGAGGAGTTCCGGTTTCTACTAAAGATTGATTATCATAGTTAAGTCCCCAATAATAAATAGTTCCCAGTAAAGTTTGGATAATTACTTGGAAAAATTGTTTTTTTGAATCAATTTTTTTTAATGATCCATCCTTATTTCCATCCTCTATAATTTCTAAAATAATTTTAAAAAGTTTTCGATCTTCGCTTGTAAAAAATGTATGCTTTTGGTCAATAATCGCTGCAGAATATATAACCCTCATTAATTCCTTTCCCATCTCTTTTTCAATGCTTGCATAAACGGATAAACAAAATGCTTCTAAACGATCAATTGCCAAATGGTGTTCTAATCTAATTTGAGAATATATATTTACATAGCTTTCATCCATTTCCATAAAGCGCATCATAAAAATACTAGACTTCGATGGGAAGTGTTGATAAAAGGAACCTTTAGAAGTCTCACTTTCTTTGACAATACGATCAACAGAAATTTTATCATAGCCATACTTTTCAAAAAGGGCTAGTGCAACAGTCATTATATGTTGTTGTTTCTGAATCCCGCTCTCAGTTTTATTATCGGTATTGTACATATTATCTCCTTTAAGTGTTTATCTTGTTAAAATATAAATTGACTTACTATAATTACCATTATATCATTAGACTACAGTCTGGTCTATGGAGGGGATGAGAATTATGAAAAAGCTTAGAAAGCCAGAAGAGTTATCTATACTTTTTGAAGACTCTATGCGTTTACTTGTTGGGGGCTTTGGTATTTCCGGCACACCACTAACAGTTTTAGACGCTCTTGCTAAATTTGAAGCAGGTAACTATGAAGTTGTTAGTAATAACCTAGGGGACAATGGAAAAGGATTACACAAAGTTTTTATGGCTGGGAAAATCGACAAAGCTATTGGATCTTTTTTCACTATTAATAAAGAAGCTATAGAAGCATGGTCAAAGGGAGAATTAGAAATTGAGCTTTTACCACAAGGTACTTTAGCAGAAGCAATTCGTTGTGGAGGCGCTGGCATTGGTGGTTTTTATACCCCAACAGCATTAGGTACTAAATTGGCCGAAGGTAAAGAAGTACGTGAAATTGACGGTGTCCGGTATTTATTTGAAAAAGCAATCAAAGGGGACATCGCATTAATAAAAGCGGATAAGGCGGATAAAGCAGGAAATCTAGTTTACCATTCAACAGCACGTAACTTTAATCCAATGATGGCAACAGCAGCTAAAATTGTTATTGCTGAAGTTGATGAAATTGTTGAAATTGGCGAATTTAGCCCAGAAGAAATTGTAACTCCACATATTTATGTAGATTATATAGTGGAAAGTAAATATGTAAAGCAAGGAGGGAGTTACATTGAAACTAGATAATAGAGAACTAATTGCTAAAAAAATAGCTGAAGAATTACAAGATGGAGAGGTTGTGAATTTAGGGGTAGGAATTCCAACTCTCGTAGCAAAATATATCGAAAATCATAATGTTTATTTGCAAACTGAAAATGGTTTAATTGGGATGGGACCACCGCCAGACGAAGAGAACATTGATATTGATCTAATTGATGCTGGTAAAACACCAGTAACAATTACACCTGAAGCGTCATTTTTTGATAGCGCATTTTCTTTTGGAATGATCCGTGGAGGACATGTAGATGTAGCAGTTTTAGGAACGTTAGAAGTAGATTGTTATGGGGAGATTGCCAACTGGGCTGTGCCAAATCAACCAATTTTAGGAGTTGGTGGAGCAATGGATTTAGTTGCAGGTGCAAAAAAAGTCATCGTTGCTAGTACCTTGTTTACAAAAGACGGTTCACCAAAATTAGTAAAAAAACTGACATTAGACTCCAGTGGAGAAAGAAAAGTTGATCAATTTGTAACAGAATATGCAAATTTCATGTTCCAAGATGGCGAAGTGATTGTAAAAGATATTTACGGATCACTCAGCTTTGAAGAACTTGAAGAAAAAATTGGTTTTCCTTTAAAATTTAAAATAACTAAATAAGTTGGGGAGGATTAGCTATGTGGAGTTTAATTACAATCGTTATCTCATTAATACTACTAATTGTATTAGCGCTTCGTGGTTATAGTATCATTATTATTGCTCCAGTTGTCAGTTTGTTTGTAATGGTAACAAATGGTTTCTCGATATTAGAAACATTTCAAGAAACTTATATGTCTGGATTTATAAATTATGTGAAAAATTACTTCCTCATATTCTTATTTGCCGCAATATTCGGTAAATTGATGGATGATAGTGGTGCTGCTCGTCAAATTGCTAACTTACTATTAAAAATTGTTGGTAAAGATAGCAAATATAAAGTACTAGTTGCAGTAATGATTATTTGTGCATTTTTAACGTATGGTGGCGTTAGTCTATTCGTAGTTATTTTTGCAGTATTACCGATTGCTAAGCCCCTATTTAAAGAATTGGAAATTCCTTGGCATTTGTTTATGGCTCCATTCTTTACTGGGATAGGAACATTTACAATGACGATGTTACCGGGTACACCATCTGTTCAAAACATCATTCCGACTAAATATTTAGGTACAACTGTAACAGCTGCCCCATTATTAGGGATTATCGCAGCGGTATTCGTTATTGCGATTAACTTATGGTATATGAAGTTTGCGCTAAAACGCTCTGAAGCAAGAGGCGAAACATATTCTGGTATGAAAAACCCTGATAACGATGAAAAAGGAAGTATTAAAGATATTTATGCAGGACGTAAATTACCGAATCAATTTATTAGTTTAATCCCACCTATTGCTTTATTAGTCACTTTAAATTTATTTGAAGTTCCAATTATCTATACATTAATGGGAGTTGTTGTATTAACTACAATTTTATTCTGGAAAAATATCGAAATCAAAAAAGATACAATTAATAATGGTACTACTTCAGCCATATTACCAATTATTAATACAAGTGCAGATGTTGGTTACGGTTCAGTAATTGCGATTACAGCAGGCTTCACATTATTTAATGATGCTATGGCAGATATTCCAGGAAGCCCATTAATTTCACTATTTATTGCGACTACTGCATTAGCTGGTATCACTGGTTCATCAAGTGGTGGGTTAGGGATTGCGATGGAAGCGCTCTCCCAAACATATTTAAACCTAGGATTAAATCCAGAAGCTATGCACCGAGTAGCTGCGGTCGCCTCTGGAGGATTAGATTCATTACCACATAATGGTGCAGTAATTACGATTTTAGTTGCTTCTAAATTAACTCATAAGGAAGCATATATGCATATTTTTGCAGTTTCAGTAATTGCACCACTACTTGCTGCGATTCCAATGTTAATTGCTGCAGTTTTATTATACTAATTTTTGGGAGGGATCGGCATGGTGGAAAATGTAGGTGTTATCGGTTCTGGAACAATGGGGTTCGGAATTGCGTTTCAATTCATTACAAACGGTACGCAAGTTACTATTCAAGACATTCGTAGTGAAGCGTTTGAACTTGCTAAAGAAAAGTTAAAGACGTACTTAACCATCTTCCGTGAAGAGGGCGTTTTATTTACTGATACTGAAGAAGTAATTATAGATCGCTTAAAATTTACTACAAAAATTGAAGATTTAAAGCATTGCGATTTAATAATTGAATCAGCGACTGAAAATTTAGAACTGAAACAGAAGATTTTCAAGCAACTGGATGAAATTTGTGATGAAAAAACAATTTTAGCGTCAAATACATCTAGTTTAAGATTATCGGAAATTACTAGAGATATTAGTGAATCAAGAAAGCAACGTGTTCTTTTAACTCACTTTTTTAATCCTGCTCATATTGTACCTTTAGTTGAATTATTAAAAGCACCTGAAACATCACAAGAAGTATATAACGAAGTAGATACTTTTATGAAAAAAGTAGGTAAGGTGACGATTGAAGTTAAAAAAGAAGTACCAGGTTTAGTTGCAAACCGTATTCAAACAGCACTTGCAAGAGAAGCTCTTGCGTTACTTGAAGATGGCATTGTATCAGAGCACGATTTAGAAAATGCAATTTTTGCTGGTCCAGGTTTTAGATTTTCAACTAGTGGATTATTAAAAATAATGGACTTTGGGGGTTTAGATGTTTGGAACATCGTTTTAGATCAGTTACAACCTGTTCTAGAATCTAATATCCGTTCATTTGAAATTTTAAAAGACAAAGTACAAGCTAATAAATTCGGAGTTAAAACGTCTCAGGGGTTCTTTGAATACCCAGGTAAAAGCTTGGATAGTTATGTAGTCGAAAGAGATCGTTCGCTAGTTCAGCAATTAAAAGTTTTCAATAAAATATTAAATACGAAGGAGCATGAGCATGCGTAATGTTTTAATTACAGGTGCAGCAGGTGGTTTAGGTCAAGCGATGGTAAAAAAATTCATAGATGAAGGGGATTATGTTTTCGCTGCTGATTTGGCTATCGATGAATTAAATAAAGTGGTAGAAGCATTTCCTGGAAAAGTAACTGCTGTTGAACTTGATGTAACAAGTGCCCAATCAGTACAAAATGTAATCGATTCCATTTGTAAGGAACAAGAGTTACATGTCGTTGTTAATAATGCCGGTTTACAACACAGAGATAAGATTGAAGACTTCCCAGAAGAAAAGTGGGATTTATTGCAAAATGTAATGTTAAAGGGTCCATTTTTAATTACTAAATACGTATTTCCATATATGAAAAAACAAAATTACGGAAGAATTGTAAATATTTCTTCTGTGCATGGTGAGATGGCTACACCTGAAAAAGTAGCTTATGTTGCTGCTAAACATGGGGTTATTGGGTTAACGCGCGTTGCAGCACTTGAAGGAGCTGCCTATGGTATTACGGTTAATGCAGTATTACCAGGACCTGTAAAAACACCATTACTCCAAAAGCAATTAAATGATTTAGCTCAAAATAAAGGTATGTCTGAAGCAGAAGCATTAAGTGAAATTATTTATCCTAAGCAAGCAATGGAACGCTTTATCACAGCAGAAGAAATTGCGGAT
This portion of the Solibacillus daqui genome encodes:
- a CDS encoding homoserine dehydrogenase translates to MQKNKYRIHSNALFEIAQSRAFTEKDNIEERFDEDGKIKLVSDRAGADLTLSLVKTEDGLAYLVKWDDSEEIYKGWNMAWEEFVWCLGVVNKPIEEAAKKAAEEAAARRAEEAALAAENAEADEVTEDDAVEEIVAVVAEELEK
- a CDS encoding MATE family efflux transporter, giving the protein MANTTKELSLFKLTWPLFLELFLFMLMGLADTFMLSAVSDNAVAGVGTANQFIQIAILLLGVIGTGASIVVSQYLGSRLLEDASKISALSVTLNLITGFVLSGVFLLFSDAIMRMMNLQGAVLEAAQSYLAIVGGFIFVQALITSLSSIIRVQGWTKQTMYVSLGMNVLHVILNYILIFGKFGAPELGVEGAAISSVISRIVASVVFFWLLYQALEVRIQFADYYRMSKEYISKILKIGIPSALEQVLYQASQIVLLYYVTYVGAEALSARQYAANISMFTYLFAMAIGSGTAILIGRYVGAGDKDLAYKTVWFSVKSALVFTLVMVALVTTFREPLMRLFTDNDDIIQIGASVLLLSIFLETGRTINITIINSLRAAGDATYPVRIGIISMICIGLSLGYLFVFVLDLGLVGVWLAISCDEWIRAILVIFRWRSRKWERFALVGPNKQA
- a CDS encoding 3D domain-containing protein, which codes for MIKKLLAFTVAIAASAFIFASPSFAATHTVQSGETLFSIAPKYNISATELKKKNKLTSNNLTINQVLQIPEKTEKVSATHPSNVKKTFKMTATAYTANCKGCSGITTTGLNLRKNPDLKVIAVDPKIIPLGSKVWVEGYGIAVAGDTGGSIKGNKIDIFVKSKSKAYNWGRKKVTVKLLKS
- a CDS encoding TetR/AcrR family transcriptional regulator, with translation MYNTDNKTESGIQKQQHIMTVALALFEKYGYDKISVDRIVKESETSKGSFYQHFPSKSSIFMMRFMEMDESYVNIYSQIRLEHHLAIDRLEAFCLSVYASIEKEMGKELMRVIYSAAIIDQKHTFFTSEDRKLFKIILEIIEDGNKDGSLKKIDSKKQFFQVIIQTLLGTIYYWGLNYDNQSLVETGTPLIQNVVKAYK
- a CDS encoding CoA transferase subunit A, with amino-acid sequence MKKLRKPEELSILFEDSMRLLVGGFGISGTPLTVLDALAKFEAGNYEVVSNNLGDNGKGLHKVFMAGKIDKAIGSFFTINKEAIEAWSKGELEIELLPQGTLAEAIRCGGAGIGGFYTPTALGTKLAEGKEVREIDGVRYLFEKAIKGDIALIKADKADKAGNLVYHSTARNFNPMMATAAKIVIAEVDEIVEIGEFSPEEIVTPHIYVDYIVESKYVKQGGSYIETR
- a CDS encoding 3-oxoacid CoA-transferase subunit B, whose amino-acid sequence is MKLDNRELIAKKIAEELQDGEVVNLGVGIPTLVAKYIENHNVYLQTENGLIGMGPPPDEENIDIDLIDAGKTPVTITPEASFFDSAFSFGMIRGGHVDVAVLGTLEVDCYGEIANWAVPNQPILGVGGAMDLVAGAKKVIVASTLFTKDGSPKLVKKLTLDSSGERKVDQFVTEYANFMFQDGEVIVKDIYGSLSFEELEEKIGFPLKFKITK
- a CDS encoding GntP family permease; translated protein: MWSLITIVISLILLIVLALRGYSIIIIAPVVSLFVMVTNGFSILETFQETYMSGFINYVKNYFLIFLFAAIFGKLMDDSGAARQIANLLLKIVGKDSKYKVLVAVMIICAFLTYGGVSLFVVIFAVLPIAKPLFKELEIPWHLFMAPFFTGIGTFTMTMLPGTPSVQNIIPTKYLGTTVTAAPLLGIIAAVFVIAINLWYMKFALKRSEARGETYSGMKNPDNDEKGSIKDIYAGRKLPNQFISLIPPIALLVTLNLFEVPIIYTLMGVVVLTTILFWKNIEIKKDTINNGTTSAILPIINTSADVGYGSVIAITAGFTLFNDAMADIPGSPLISLFIATTALAGITGSSSGGLGIAMEALSQTYLNLGLNPEAMHRVAAVASGGLDSLPHNGAVITILVASKLTHKEAYMHIFAVSVIAPLLAAIPMLIAAVLLY
- a CDS encoding 3-hydroxyacyl-CoA dehydrogenase family protein, translating into MVENVGVIGSGTMGFGIAFQFITNGTQVTIQDIRSEAFELAKEKLKTYLTIFREEGVLFTDTEEVIIDRLKFTTKIEDLKHCDLIIESATENLELKQKIFKQLDEICDEKTILASNTSSLRLSEITRDISESRKQRVLLTHFFNPAHIVPLVELLKAPETSQEVYNEVDTFMKKVGKVTIEVKKEVPGLVANRIQTALAREALALLEDGIVSEHDLENAIFAGPGFRFSTSGLLKIMDFGGLDVWNIVLDQLQPVLESNIRSFEILKDKVQANKFGVKTSQGFFEYPGKSLDSYVVERDRSLVQQLKVFNKILNTKEHEHA
- a CDS encoding 3-hydroxybutyrate dehydrogenase; its protein translation is MRNVLITGAAGGLGQAMVKKFIDEGDYVFAADLAIDELNKVVEAFPGKVTAVELDVTSAQSVQNVIDSICKEQELHVVVNNAGLQHRDKIEDFPEEKWDLLQNVMLKGPFLITKYVFPYMKKQNYGRIVNISSVHGEMATPEKVAYVAAKHGVIGLTRVAALEGAAYGITVNAVLPGPVKTPLLQKQLNDLAQNKGMSEAEALSEIIYPKQAMERFITAEEIADGVYFISSKHATGITGEMLNVSGGM